In Silene latifolia isolate original U9 population chromosome X, ASM4854445v1, whole genome shotgun sequence, the following proteins share a genomic window:
- the LOC141623217 gene encoding uncharacterized protein LOC141623217: MSSSNSPCAACKFLRRKCTQECVFAPYFPPDQPQRFANVHKVFGASNVAKLLNELAAAQREDAVNSLAYEAEARLRDPVYGCVGLISLLQQRLKQVQSDLITAKKELATYIGPSALMAAAPMFPPGGYNAAAAAAVANANVMGGYNMGNMMVGPSHQNAQQLMEAQQMAVAMKEEQEMMRNWEQQQQFMRFNSGGSGGFCGTYEVGGGAVVTAAANVDSPGGGFNQMGSPSLALGGGSGGGAFDQNAAVAYAQLQQPPHADVDEPLGQLLLLQQPESQQQTGEIAQAIPLHSLHEQQEQPPQQPGQHLMLHHHHHHIHHEQREHDHQHRDHHQQHEHHHHHHHQRSGSEDERGTGTTNVGPSC; the protein is encoded by the coding sequence ATGTCGTCGTCGAATTCACCGTGTGCAGCATGTAAGTTCTTACGGCGCAAGTGCACGCAGGAATGTGTGTTTGCCCCTTATTTCCCGCCAGATCAACCGCAAAGGTTTGCTAATGTGCACAAGGTGTTTGGGGCGAGTAATGTGGCGAAGCTGCTGAACGAGTTGGCGGCAGCGCAGAGGGAGGATGCGGTGAACTCGTTAGCATATGAGGCGGAGGCGAGGTTGCGGGATCCGGTGTATGGATGTGTGGGTCTGATTTCGTTATTGCAGCAAAGGCTAAAACAGGTGCAGAGTGACCTCATCACGGCTAAGAAGGAGCTGGCTACTTATATTGGACCGTCTGCCCTTATGGCCGCTGCACCGATGTTTCCACCAGGGGGGTATAACGCGGCTGCGGCTGCTGCTGTTGCGAATGCTAATGTGATGGGGGGTTATAATATGGGGAACATGATGGTAGGACCGTCTCACCAGAATGCGCAACAGTTGATGGAAGCGCAGCAGATGGCTGTGGCAATGAAAGAGGAGCAAGAGATGATGAGGAACTGGGAGCAGCAGCAACAGTTTATGAGATTTAACAGCGGTGGCAGTGGCGGGTTTTGTGGAACGTATGAGGTGGGAGGTGGGGCTGTGGTTACAGCAGCTGCTAATGTTGATAGTCCTGGTGGTGGGTTTAATCAGATGGGGTCGCCTTCGTTGGCATTAGGTGGTGGCAGTGGCGGTGGCGCGTTTGATCAGAATGCGGCCGTGGCATACGCTCAGCTGCAACAGCCGCCGCATGCAGATGTGGATGAGCCACTCGGTCAACTGCTGTTACTTCAGCAACCAGAATCACAACAACAAACAGGAGAGATTGCTCAGGCTATTCCTTTACATTCACTTCATGAACAACAAGAACAACCACCACAACAACCTGGTCAACATCTaatgcttcatcatcatcatcatcatattcatcatgaACAACGTGAACATGATCATCAACATCGTGACCATCATCAGCAACATGAACATCAtcaccaccatcatcatcaaaggTCTGGGAGTGAGGATGAAAGGGGTACTGGTACTACCAATGTGGGTCCATCATGTTGA